The Hypanus sabinus isolate sHypSab1 chromosome 19, sHypSab1.hap1, whole genome shotgun sequence genomic sequence AGGATCGGGGCCAGGAAGTGTCTGATCACACAGTTCGGTAGAAGGATCGGGgccaggaagtgtatgatcacgCAGTTCGGTAGAAGGATCGGGACCAGGAAGTGTGTGATCGCGCAGTTCGGTAGAAGGAATGGGGCCAGGAAGTGTCTGATCACGCAGTTcagtagaaggaacaaaagcatggactccaggttgggaatcctTGGAGTAGAGGGACGTCCATGTAGAATGGAGCTGAGGTTCTTTTGTGAACCTGTGAAATACTTTTCCACAGGGGCTGTAGAGGCCtgatcattgagtgtatttatgtagaggctgatacattcttgatttttGAGGGCATAAAAGGTTcctgggagaaggcagagaatggggttgagagggaaaatggaccagccatgatgatatAGCCGAGTGGACTCATTGGGCctaaaggcctaattctgttcttctcTGTTAAGGTCCTATGTTGCTTGAGCTaggccttttttctttggagcaaagcaggattagaggtgcataagatgatgaggcctagattgagtggaaagctggagactttttcccagagtggaaatggctaacgCAAGAAGGTCCATGTGGCAGGGAAGGgatagattgatctttgagtgcATTAAGTCAGCCTGTACTTGTTAGGGCATAGTTACCTGTTAATCTAATTTGCATTTAGAAATGTTGGCTCAGTCTAGGATGAACACACTTAGTTTTAAATATTGTTTTTATCAGATTTTAAACATATGAAATATATTAGAatactcagaaagtcaggcagagtCTGTgtagaaaaataaattaataattcaGGACGCTAATTTTATTAGATCAGAGCACAAATCGGTGTGAGCACTTTTATGACGTAACAAATTTAAAATTAATACTTGCCTCCCACTGATCAGAATGTCAGAAAAATAATACCAGAAATACGAACTATTTTTCAGATTTCTATTTGTTTGTCTTGTGATTTCTCTGCTGGCGAATCATGATATAATTCTATTATGTTGCTTAGCTACCTTAGACGAAAGTGTACGATGATGTTGCAGCAAACCGATACATTGATAATGACATCATAATACACAATAGTAATACGCGTTACAACGTTTCAGAACTGTAACACTTGAAAGCAATCTATCATTCTCAAAAGGTTGCTGGAGAGATTCAAGCAATTAAAGGCTGCATTGTTAAATCTATGTTCTGAACGAACTGTGACAAATCGGTCTTGGTCCTTTTCCATAATAAATATGGCCGCACCGTGGGAGCGCCTTTACTGAAAAATTGCAGCCATCCAAAAGCGGTGCATACGAGTAATTGGGGGTGGATGTAGACATCATACAtatatgatgaagggtctcggcccgaaacgtcgacagcgcttctccctacagatgctgcctggcctgctgcgtcccaccagcattttgtgtgtgatacataTATTTTGTCCTTCCATCGCAACCAATTGAATTCTTCTCTCCGTCATCATTACTTCAATTTCGTCTTGCTAATCTAATTATCTTGTCATTTAATGAAATCAATTTTGAAAAATAGTCAACCAAATATGTTCGTGACCAAAGACCGAGCCCTTTCCAGATTTTAATTGCTGTAAAAGCGCGTCTCGTTGACCTCCTTCCTGGCCAATAATCTTGGCCGAATTCCTCCTTCCGGGTTAGTTTGGACCAATTGAATTGTTCATCGCTTTGGACGGGCGGTCTGAGAGCCAATCACCGCCACGAATACAAATGGACTTGTTTCAGCTCCGTTGTTTTTGAGACATGGCGGGGCAAGGAGATCCGGTGCAGAGAGAGATTCACCAAGACTGGGCTAACAGGGAATACATTGAAGTCATCACTAGCAGTATCAAGAAGATTGCCGATTTCCTCAATTCATTTGGTAAGCAGCCGGGGCAATAATAATTCCTTTTCTCACTTGTTCACTCCAGTGGGTCTCTGCAATGCCGGGGCTTGTGGCCTGGTTCCGCCAATATCCGGTATTAGCAGAACCCTTGGCATTGCATCTAATGTCCAGTTATTGGTTAAAAACGATAGCAGTGATATTTGAAGGACTCGGTATTTATTTGGTAAGCGCCGCATCAGTTGTTGGTTTAAAAAGCAGGCTCCTCGGATACCACCATTTCTATGAAGCTGAAGTAACCATCCTTCGTGTCTGATTAGACAGTGTTTGCAGTGCAGTGGTCTTTGGTGGATTGCAACTGTCGTCTGTTACAGTATTACTCATGCAAATGTTGTAAGCATTGTGAATTTTCTTCAAGTAAGGAATATCTGTTGAATGTA encodes the following:
- the brk1 gene encoding probable protein BRICK1, with translation MAGQGDPVQREIHQDWANREYIEVITSSIKKIADFLNSFDMSCRSRLATLNEKLTALERRIEYIEARVTKGETLT